One stretch of Anguilla anguilla isolate fAngAng1 chromosome 5, fAngAng1.pri, whole genome shotgun sequence DNA includes these proteins:
- the exosc9 gene encoding exosome complex component RRP45, with protein sequence MRETPLSNCERQFLLKAIEEKKRLDGRQTYDYRNIKITFGTDYGCCIVDLGKTRVLAQVSCELVAPKENRPTEGILFLSLELSPMASPIFEAGRQSELLVKLNRLLERCLRNSKCIDTESLCVVSGEKVWQIRVDVHVLNHEGNLMDAASIAAIAGLCHFRRPDVGIQGDEVTVYGPEERDPVPLSIYHMPICVSFAFFLEGTYLLVDPSEREERVMDGLLVIAMNKHREICSIQSSGGIMLLKDQVLRCSKIASVKVSEITDLINRALENDRKARKEGDKFGFAELMAVQRITALKSDEVSIEMSDGDAGAPSVAITTESPPEVERVPSPVVRAPGAGQVGESLENAWGLEQLEEEEDQPGDEVMDEGLEIKEENQRQEKSKGEVVVISDSEEEEVVILNPKTQVKESTLHASQSQPQSTGAAKKKKKQQKKKPVH encoded by the exons ATGAGGGAAACACCGTTATCAAACTGCGAGCGGCAATTTCTGTTGAAAGCCATCGAAGAAAAAAAG CGCTTGGATGGAAGACAGACTTATGACTACAGAAATATTAAGATCACGTTTGGAACGGACTATGGGTGCTGCATTGTTGACCTTGGAAAGACCAG GGTTCTGGCCCAGGTGTCTTGTGAGCTGGTAGCacccaaagaaaacagaccGACAGAGGGCATCCTGTTCCTCTCCCTGGAACTCTCCCCCATGGCGTCCCCCATCTTTGAGGCGGGCAG GCAGTCTGAATTACTTGTGAAGTTAAACCGACTGCTAGAAAGATGCCTTCGGAACTCCAAATGCATAGACACAgagtctctgtgtgtggtttctgGTGAAAAG GTGTGGCAGATCAGAGTGGACGTGCACGTGCTGAACCACGAGGGAAACCTCATGGACGCGGCTAGCATAGCGGCCATCGCCGGGCTGTGCCACTTCAGACGGCCAGACGTGGGAATCCAGGGGGACGAGGTTACTGTG TACGGCCCAGAGGAACGGGACCCTGTTCCCCTGAGCATTTATCACATGCCCATCTGCGTCAGCTTCGCCTTCTTCCTGGAAGG AACATACCTGCTGGTGGACCCCAgcgaaagggaggagagagtgatGGACGGCCTGCTGGTCATTGccatgaacaaacacagagagatcTGCTCCATTCAGTCCAGTGGAGGGATCATGCTCCTGAAGGACCAG GTCTTACGATGCAGCAAGATCGCAAGCGTGAAAGTGTCCGAGATAACGGACCTCATCAACAGAGCTCTGGAGAATGACAGGAAAGCCAG gaaagagggagacaaaTTTGGCTTTGCGGAGCTGATGGCCGTGCAGCGAATCACAGCGCTGAAGAGCGATGAAGTTTCCATAGAGATGAGTGACGGGGACGCGGGAGCCCCCAGCGTTGCCATCACGACAGAGTCTCCACCTGAGGT CGAGAGGGTGCCGTCGCCGGTGGTTCGAGCGCCAGGGGCCGGCCAGGTGGGAGAGAGCCTGGAGAACGCCTGGggcctggagcagctggaggaagaggaagaccaGCCTGGCGATGAAGTCATGGATGAAGGCCTGGAGATAAAAGAGGAGAACCAGCGACAGGAGAAAAGCAAAG GTGAAGTTGTCGTCATCTCAGACAGTGAAGAGGAAGAAGTTGTCATTTTAAATCCGAAAACACAAGTCAAAGAATCGAC GCTACATGCAAGTCAGTCACAGCCACAAAGCACAGGTGCtgccaagaagaagaagaagcagcagaagaagaagcCTGTTCACTGA